A genomic window from Salvia miltiorrhiza cultivar Shanhuang (shh) chromosome 5, IMPLAD_Smil_shh, whole genome shotgun sequence includes:
- the LOC130987144 gene encoding nudix hydrolase 3 isoform X3 — MSWSESHNSFIWVFTKQFPTVTNEGKFINNEYCDVYLVTTIDPIPLDAFTLQESEVSAVKYVHFEEYRSLLAKKDPQYVPYDVNDQYCKLFEILSKRYKQNAETRAMILQKQLNRYARVSLGAELTGLSSEDKEVLALLVKAAKIMDHIFFIQVWFSNPSLRDWLELHADESPLNNLKWMYFAVNKSPWSCLDENEAFLTTADSAVKLLPEATKPVAGWKGVEYRTAFSVAKPPGANFYPPDMDKMEFELWKKSLPEDKQKEAIGFFNVIKRESERILDESLSAATPGSAHDLYMVPYSQEYNALLTKASDLLHKAGDLTTCFSLKKLLHSKADAFLSNEYYDSDIAWMELDSKLDITIGPYETYEDALFGYKATFEAFIGVRDDEATCQLKLFGDHLQVLEKNLPMDDLYKSEDVTAAPIRVVRLIYNAGDVKGPQTIAFNLPNDERIVNDKGTSMVMLKNVSEAKFKLILLPIAHVCVIEEQRKYVDFDSFFTHTICHECCHGIGPHTITLPNGQKSTVRLELQEVHSALEEAKADIVGLWALRFLVNKNLLPKTLLKSMYVSFLAGCFRSIRFGLEEAHGKGQALQFNYLFEKGAFLLQPDGTFSVDFDKVEDAVESLSREILTIQGRGDKGAAEALLLKYCVMTQPLKSALEKLTMIEVPVDILPHFPIADEVFGNKI, encoded by the exons ATGAGTTGGTCCGAGTCTCATAATTCCTTTATATGGGTGTTCACGAAACAATTCCCCAC GGTCACAAATGAAGGGAAATTCATTAACAATGAATACTGTGATGTCTATCTTGTGACAACAATAGACCCAATTCCACTGGACGCCTTTACCCTTCAG GAATCTGAGGTTTCAGCAGTTAAATATGTACATTTTGAGGAGTATAGAAGCTTGCTAGCGAAGAAAGATCCTCAATATGTGCCTTATGATGTCAATGATCAATATTGTAAGCTCTTTGAGATACTTTCAAAAAG GTACAAACAAAATGCTGAAACACGTGCTATGATTCTACAAAAGCAGCTGAATCGTTATGCTCGTGTTTCCCTTGGTGCAGAg TTGACAGGCCTCAGCAGTGAAGACAAGGAAGTTCTGGCATTACTTGTAAAAGCTGCAAAAATAATGGACCACAttttcttcattcag GTCTGGTTCAGCAATCCATCTTTGAGAGACTGGCTAGAGCTGCATGCTGACGAGTCTCCGTTGAACAACTTAAAGTGGATGTATTTTGCTGTCAACAAGAGTCCATG GTCATGTCTCGATGAAAATGAGGCATTCTTGACCACTGCAGACTCAGCAGTGAAGCTGCTTCCTGAAGCTACAAAGCCAGTGGCAGGGTGGAAGGGAGTTGAATATAGGACAGCATTTTCGGTTGCCAAACCACCTGGTGCAAACTTTTATCCTCCAGATATGGACAAAATG GAATTTGAATTATGGAAAAAGAGTCTTCCAGAAGATAAACAGAAAGAAGCGATTGGCTTTTTCAATGTAATCAAAAGGGAAAGTGAGAGAATATTGGATGAGTCTCTTTCAGCAGCCACCCCAGGCAGCGCTCATGATTTGTATATGGTGCCTTACTCTCAAGAGTATAATGCTCTTCTTACTAAGGCTTCTGATCTATTGCACAAAGCTGGGGACTTGACCACTTGTTTCAG TTTGAAGAAGCTATTGCATAGCAAGGCTGATGCCTTCCTATCAAATGAGTACTACGATTCAGATATTGCCTGGATGGAATTG GATTCAAAGCTGGATATTACTATTGGTCCATATGAGACATATGAAGACGCACTTTTTGGATACAAG GCCACTTTTGAGGCATTTATTGGAGTTCGGGATGATGAGGCTACCTGTCAACTTAAACTATTTGGTGACCATTTACAG GTTTTGGAGAAAAATCTTCCAATGGACGATCTTTATAAATCAGAAGACGTGACTGCAGCTCCAATTCGAGTGGTGCGGCTTATTTATAATGCCGGG GACGTGAAGGGCCCACAAACTATCGCATTTAACCTTCCAAATGATGAACGGATAGTAAATGACAAAGGAACCTCTATGGTCATGCTGAAGAATGTTTCAGAAGCAAA GTTTAAACTTATTCTTCTGCCTATAGCCCATGTATGCGTTATTGAGGAACAACGTAAGTATGTGGATTTCGACTCATTCTTCACTCACACGATTTGTCATGAGTGCTGTCATGGTATTGGACCTCATACAATCACACTTCCAAATGGACAAAAGTCGACTGTGAGGCTG GAGTTGCAAGAAGTTCACTCGGCTCTGGAAGAAGCTAAAGCTGACATTGTTGGCCTTTGGGCTCTAAGGTTTCTTGTTAACAAG AATCTACTACCAAAGACCTTGCTCAAGTCCATGTACGTTTCTTTCCTTGCTGGTTGCTTCCGGTCTATACGGTTTGGCTTAGAGGAAGCTCACGG GAAAGGACAAGCATTgcagtttaattatttatttgagaaGGGGGCCTTCCTTTTGCAGCCTGATGGAACATTTTCTGTTGACTTTGATAAG GTTGAAGATGCAGTTGAGAGCTTGAGTAGAGAGATCCTCACAATACAAGGAAGAGGCGACAAAGGCGCTGCAGAAGCTCTTCTTTTGAAGTATTGTGTGATGACACAACCATTAAAATCCGCGCTTGAAAAACTGACAATGATTGAG GTTCCAGTTGATATACTGCCTCATTTCCCTATTGCTGATGAAGTCTTTGGCAACAAAATCTGA
- the LOC130987144 gene encoding nudix hydrolase 3 isoform X1: MSTHLSEQVVQVEYLDVLTKTGEKTGVSKPRGDVHRDGDYHRAVHVWIFAESTQELLIQLRAECKDSWPGHWDISSAGHISAGDSSLVTARREVQEELGIILPKDAFEQLYVLLEEWVTNEGKFINNEYCDVYLVTTIDPIPLDAFTLQESEVSAVKYVHFEEYRSLLAKKDPQYVPYDVNDQYCKLFEILSKRYKQNAETRAMILQKQLNRYARVSLGAELTGLSSEDKEVLALLVKAAKIMDHIFFIQVWFSNPSLRDWLELHADESPLNNLKWMYFAVNKSPWSCLDENEAFLTTADSAVKLLPEATKPVAGWKGVEYRTAFSVAKPPGANFYPPDMDKMEFELWKKSLPEDKQKEAIGFFNVIKRESERILDESLSAATPGSAHDLYMVPYSQEYNALLTKASDLLHKAGDLTTCFSLKKLLHSKADAFLSNEYYDSDIAWMELDSKLDITIGPYETYEDALFGYKATFEAFIGVRDDEATCQLKLFGDHLQVLEKNLPMDDLYKSEDVTAAPIRVVRLIYNAGDVKGPQTIAFNLPNDERIVNDKGTSMVMLKNVSEAKFKLILLPIAHVCVIEEQRKYVDFDSFFTHTICHECCHGIGPHTITLPNGQKSTVRLELQEVHSALEEAKADIVGLWALRFLVNKNLLPKTLLKSMYVSFLAGCFRSIRFGLEEAHGKGQALQFNYLFEKGAFLLQPDGTFSVDFDKVEDAVESLSREILTIQGRGDKGAAEALLLKYCVMTQPLKSALEKLTMIEVPVDILPHFPIADEVFGNKI, encoded by the exons ATGTCTACTCATTTGAGTGAGCAGGTTGTCCAAGTAGAGTATCTTGATGTCCTCACCAAGACTGGAGAGAAAACTGGCGTTTCAAAACCcag GGGTGATGTCCACAGAGATGGTGACTATCATCGAGCTGTACATGTGTGGATATTTGCTGAGAGTACGCAAGAACTCCTTATTCAACTTCGTGCTGAATGCAAAGATTCCTGGCCTGGCCATTGGGACATCTCTAGTGCAGGTCATATCTCCGCAGGAGATTCATCTCTTGTCACAGCGAG GAGGGAGGTTCAGGAAGAGCTTGGTATTATACTTCCGAAGGACGCGTTCGAACAACTATATGTTTTGCTTGAAGAATG GGTCACAAATGAAGGGAAATTCATTAACAATGAATACTGTGATGTCTATCTTGTGACAACAATAGACCCAATTCCACTGGACGCCTTTACCCTTCAG GAATCTGAGGTTTCAGCAGTTAAATATGTACATTTTGAGGAGTATAGAAGCTTGCTAGCGAAGAAAGATCCTCAATATGTGCCTTATGATGTCAATGATCAATATTGTAAGCTCTTTGAGATACTTTCAAAAAG GTACAAACAAAATGCTGAAACACGTGCTATGATTCTACAAAAGCAGCTGAATCGTTATGCTCGTGTTTCCCTTGGTGCAGAg TTGACAGGCCTCAGCAGTGAAGACAAGGAAGTTCTGGCATTACTTGTAAAAGCTGCAAAAATAATGGACCACAttttcttcattcag GTCTGGTTCAGCAATCCATCTTTGAGAGACTGGCTAGAGCTGCATGCTGACGAGTCTCCGTTGAACAACTTAAAGTGGATGTATTTTGCTGTCAACAAGAGTCCATG GTCATGTCTCGATGAAAATGAGGCATTCTTGACCACTGCAGACTCAGCAGTGAAGCTGCTTCCTGAAGCTACAAAGCCAGTGGCAGGGTGGAAGGGAGTTGAATATAGGACAGCATTTTCGGTTGCCAAACCACCTGGTGCAAACTTTTATCCTCCAGATATGGACAAAATG GAATTTGAATTATGGAAAAAGAGTCTTCCAGAAGATAAACAGAAAGAAGCGATTGGCTTTTTCAATGTAATCAAAAGGGAAAGTGAGAGAATATTGGATGAGTCTCTTTCAGCAGCCACCCCAGGCAGCGCTCATGATTTGTATATGGTGCCTTACTCTCAAGAGTATAATGCTCTTCTTACTAAGGCTTCTGATCTATTGCACAAAGCTGGGGACTTGACCACTTGTTTCAG TTTGAAGAAGCTATTGCATAGCAAGGCTGATGCCTTCCTATCAAATGAGTACTACGATTCAGATATTGCCTGGATGGAATTG GATTCAAAGCTGGATATTACTATTGGTCCATATGAGACATATGAAGACGCACTTTTTGGATACAAG GCCACTTTTGAGGCATTTATTGGAGTTCGGGATGATGAGGCTACCTGTCAACTTAAACTATTTGGTGACCATTTACAG GTTTTGGAGAAAAATCTTCCAATGGACGATCTTTATAAATCAGAAGACGTGACTGCAGCTCCAATTCGAGTGGTGCGGCTTATTTATAATGCCGGG GACGTGAAGGGCCCACAAACTATCGCATTTAACCTTCCAAATGATGAACGGATAGTAAATGACAAAGGAACCTCTATGGTCATGCTGAAGAATGTTTCAGAAGCAAA GTTTAAACTTATTCTTCTGCCTATAGCCCATGTATGCGTTATTGAGGAACAACGTAAGTATGTGGATTTCGACTCATTCTTCACTCACACGATTTGTCATGAGTGCTGTCATGGTATTGGACCTCATACAATCACACTTCCAAATGGACAAAAGTCGACTGTGAGGCTG GAGTTGCAAGAAGTTCACTCGGCTCTGGAAGAAGCTAAAGCTGACATTGTTGGCCTTTGGGCTCTAAGGTTTCTTGTTAACAAG AATCTACTACCAAAGACCTTGCTCAAGTCCATGTACGTTTCTTTCCTTGCTGGTTGCTTCCGGTCTATACGGTTTGGCTTAGAGGAAGCTCACGG GAAAGGACAAGCATTgcagtttaattatttatttgagaaGGGGGCCTTCCTTTTGCAGCCTGATGGAACATTTTCTGTTGACTTTGATAAG GTTGAAGATGCAGTTGAGAGCTTGAGTAGAGAGATCCTCACAATACAAGGAAGAGGCGACAAAGGCGCTGCAGAAGCTCTTCTTTTGAAGTATTGTGTGATGACACAACCATTAAAATCCGCGCTTGAAAAACTGACAATGATTGAG GTTCCAGTTGATATACTGCCTCATTTCCCTATTGCTGATGAAGTCTTTGGCAACAAAATCTGA
- the LOC130987144 gene encoding nudix hydrolase 3 isoform X2 encodes MSTHLSEQVVQVEYLDVLTKTGEKTGVSKPRGDVHRDGDYHRAVHVWIFAESTQELLIQLRAECKDSWPGHWDISSAGHISAGDSSLVTARREVQEELGIILPKDAFEQLYVLLEEWVTNEGKFINNEYCDVYLVTTIDPIPLDAFTLQESEVSAVKYVHFEEYRSLLAKKDPQYVPYDVNDQYCKLFEILSKRYKQNAETRAMILQKQLNRYARVSLGAELTGLSSEDKEVLALLVKAAKIMDHIFFIQVWFSNPSLRDWLELHADESPLNNLKWMYFAVNKSPWSCLDENEAFLTTADSAVKLLPEATKPVAGWKGVEYRTAFSVAKPPGANFYPPDMDKMEFELWKKSLPEDKQKEAIGFFNVIKRESERILDESLSAATPGSAHDLYMVPYSQEYNALLTKASDLLHKAGDLTTCFSLKKLLHSKADAFLSNEYYDSDIAWMELDSKLDITIGPYETYEDALFGYKATFEAFIGVRDDEATCQLKLFGDHLQVLEKNLPMDDLYKSEDVTAAPIRVVRLIYNAGDVKGPQTIAFNLPNDERIVNDKGTSMVMLKNVSEAKFKLILLPIAHVCVIEEQRKYVDFDSFFTHTICHECCHGIGPHTITLPNGQKSTVRLELQEVHSALEEAKADIVGLWALRFLVNKNLLPKTLLKSMYVSFLAGCFRSIRFGLEEAHGLKMQLRA; translated from the exons ATGTCTACTCATTTGAGTGAGCAGGTTGTCCAAGTAGAGTATCTTGATGTCCTCACCAAGACTGGAGAGAAAACTGGCGTTTCAAAACCcag GGGTGATGTCCACAGAGATGGTGACTATCATCGAGCTGTACATGTGTGGATATTTGCTGAGAGTACGCAAGAACTCCTTATTCAACTTCGTGCTGAATGCAAAGATTCCTGGCCTGGCCATTGGGACATCTCTAGTGCAGGTCATATCTCCGCAGGAGATTCATCTCTTGTCACAGCGAG GAGGGAGGTTCAGGAAGAGCTTGGTATTATACTTCCGAAGGACGCGTTCGAACAACTATATGTTTTGCTTGAAGAATG GGTCACAAATGAAGGGAAATTCATTAACAATGAATACTGTGATGTCTATCTTGTGACAACAATAGACCCAATTCCACTGGACGCCTTTACCCTTCAG GAATCTGAGGTTTCAGCAGTTAAATATGTACATTTTGAGGAGTATAGAAGCTTGCTAGCGAAGAAAGATCCTCAATATGTGCCTTATGATGTCAATGATCAATATTGTAAGCTCTTTGAGATACTTTCAAAAAG GTACAAACAAAATGCTGAAACACGTGCTATGATTCTACAAAAGCAGCTGAATCGTTATGCTCGTGTTTCCCTTGGTGCAGAg TTGACAGGCCTCAGCAGTGAAGACAAGGAAGTTCTGGCATTACTTGTAAAAGCTGCAAAAATAATGGACCACAttttcttcattcag GTCTGGTTCAGCAATCCATCTTTGAGAGACTGGCTAGAGCTGCATGCTGACGAGTCTCCGTTGAACAACTTAAAGTGGATGTATTTTGCTGTCAACAAGAGTCCATG GTCATGTCTCGATGAAAATGAGGCATTCTTGACCACTGCAGACTCAGCAGTGAAGCTGCTTCCTGAAGCTACAAAGCCAGTGGCAGGGTGGAAGGGAGTTGAATATAGGACAGCATTTTCGGTTGCCAAACCACCTGGTGCAAACTTTTATCCTCCAGATATGGACAAAATG GAATTTGAATTATGGAAAAAGAGTCTTCCAGAAGATAAACAGAAAGAAGCGATTGGCTTTTTCAATGTAATCAAAAGGGAAAGTGAGAGAATATTGGATGAGTCTCTTTCAGCAGCCACCCCAGGCAGCGCTCATGATTTGTATATGGTGCCTTACTCTCAAGAGTATAATGCTCTTCTTACTAAGGCTTCTGATCTATTGCACAAAGCTGGGGACTTGACCACTTGTTTCAG TTTGAAGAAGCTATTGCATAGCAAGGCTGATGCCTTCCTATCAAATGAGTACTACGATTCAGATATTGCCTGGATGGAATTG GATTCAAAGCTGGATATTACTATTGGTCCATATGAGACATATGAAGACGCACTTTTTGGATACAAG GCCACTTTTGAGGCATTTATTGGAGTTCGGGATGATGAGGCTACCTGTCAACTTAAACTATTTGGTGACCATTTACAG GTTTTGGAGAAAAATCTTCCAATGGACGATCTTTATAAATCAGAAGACGTGACTGCAGCTCCAATTCGAGTGGTGCGGCTTATTTATAATGCCGGG GACGTGAAGGGCCCACAAACTATCGCATTTAACCTTCCAAATGATGAACGGATAGTAAATGACAAAGGAACCTCTATGGTCATGCTGAAGAATGTTTCAGAAGCAAA GTTTAAACTTATTCTTCTGCCTATAGCCCATGTATGCGTTATTGAGGAACAACGTAAGTATGTGGATTTCGACTCATTCTTCACTCACACGATTTGTCATGAGTGCTGTCATGGTATTGGACCTCATACAATCACACTTCCAAATGGACAAAAGTCGACTGTGAGGCTG GAGTTGCAAGAAGTTCACTCGGCTCTGGAAGAAGCTAAAGCTGACATTGTTGGCCTTTGGGCTCTAAGGTTTCTTGTTAACAAG AATCTACTACCAAAGACCTTGCTCAAGTCCATGTACGTTTCTTTCCTTGCTGGTTGCTTCCGGTCTATACGGTTTGGCTTAGAGGAAGCTCACGG GTTGAAGATGCAGTTGAGAGCTTGA